From a single Flavobacterium sp. genomic region:
- a CDS encoding glycoside hydrolase family 2 TIM barrel-domain containing protein: MRKIILLLTFCFSSSIFAQADKIVVENNNSGHRLKVNGKDFMVKGMNWDYYPIGTNYNYSLWKQSDDVIITALDAEMSLLKNMGVNTVRQYTGVPAKWIKYIYEKYGIYTMLNHSFGRYGLTIDGTWVANTEYSDKRTQELLLSEVKSMVTEYKNTPGILLFLLGNENNYGLFWDGAETEDIPIQNRKSTVRAESMYKLFNKAVLEMKAIDNSHPMAICNGDLLFLDIIVRECKDIDILGTNMYRGATFTDAFERVKKEFGKPLLLTEFGSDSFNAIDNQEDQKTQAYYMIENWKDIYSNAAGLGKNENSLGGFTFQFSDGWWKYGQTKNLEVHDNNASWSNGGYPFDFKEGQNNMNEEWFGICAKGPVNSRGLYELYPRAAYYAIKEVHRISPYDEGVTADNLNEYFKNINLMDALLRARSDKAALGGKEGEIVKISNLRAEFTTFNTGGSLITTPNVADPDNVVYPNELGFDHMESYYIGVEGNPAPNMKANVNVNILGRVAENPINEIFYENRGRTQTVDTPDGPVVIGDNNRVQVYNASYSWNEKDFELRGFYRTGHYHWGYEGDIFALYPEANYGPNLDIYNGETLGFEIDGKRSLDGLKVAVGPQLWWGANPTYLLKYSKNVLNWDITGIYHRDINTDVEYDSSGKRILNQNQVRTGIIPAWPTERATIALQRKFGAFGITLGGIWGGRPLNGSTFQMYENGIVYNDYINAKDNWGGKAKFTFSKGRFNIYTQGAIMGLVANGGADNVQTFTGWRLKDSGSGNQMNFLTGFTYNVNSNLQIAPNFLWQKPLVEAMPNGVDAPGRLRNFQDDPFVVRVNRETVGGELLLTWDPTPATWMYEWNNDMVEDAKFAFSTGFVYRHLPTTMDAAIGFLANRTAFAFEKSAPAQDLWESNTRIVSKLTPDLGLIANVYFGNGQGNGDSERTINRSGADVRMIYKKVKLTSSIKFNDWGPYDYHRDFNLTYPVQSSIDLSTSVGKPSWFILPDTRIGIMGIWRSLDQYSPRYSPNAVPANTYPPVPTISPVGFGNGSEWEIRTYIHINIGK, encoded by the coding sequence ATGAGAAAAATTATTCTATTACTAACCTTTTGTTTTTCTTCTTCAATATTTGCTCAAGCAGATAAAATTGTTGTTGAAAATAATAATTCAGGTCATCGACTTAAAGTTAATGGTAAAGACTTTATGGTTAAAGGTATGAACTGGGATTATTATCCTATTGGTACTAACTATAATTATAGTCTTTGGAAGCAGTCAGATGACGTAATTATAACTGCACTAGATGCCGAAATGTCTTTATTGAAAAATATGGGTGTTAATACCGTACGACAATATACAGGTGTTCCAGCTAAATGGATTAAATATATTTATGAAAAGTATGGTATTTACACCATGTTAAATCATTCGTTTGGAAGATATGGTCTTACAATCGATGGTACTTGGGTAGCTAATACGGAATATTCAGATAAAAGAACGCAAGAATTATTGTTATCTGAGGTGAAAAGTATGGTTACAGAATATAAAAATACTCCAGGGATATTGTTGTTTTTATTAGGTAATGAAAACAATTATGGTCTTTTCTGGGATGGTGCCGAAACAGAGGATATTCCAATTCAAAACAGAAAATCAACCGTGCGTGCTGAGTCGATGTACAAATTATTTAACAAAGCTGTTTTAGAAATGAAAGCTATAGATAATTCTCATCCAATGGCGATTTGTAATGGTGATTTACTTTTCCTAGATATCATCGTAAGAGAATGTAAAGACATAGATATTTTGGGTACTAATATGTATCGAGGGGCAACTTTTACAGATGCTTTTGAAAGAGTTAAAAAAGAATTTGGAAAACCGTTATTATTGACTGAGTTTGGTTCCGATTCTTTTAATGCAATTGACAATCAAGAAGATCAAAAAACGCAAGCTTATTATATGATTGAGAATTGGAAAGATATCTATTCTAATGCTGCAGGACTTGGTAAAAATGAAAATTCATTAGGAGGTTTTACTTTTCAATTTAGTGATGGTTGGTGGAAATATGGCCAAACTAAAAATTTAGAAGTGCATGATAATAATGCTTCTTGGTCTAATGGTGGTTATCCATTTGATTTTAAAGAAGGTCAAAACAATATGAACGAAGAATGGTTTGGAATTTGTGCAAAAGGTCCTGTGAATTCTAGAGGTTTGTATGAATTATATCCAAGAGCTGCCTATTATGCTATTAAAGAAGTGCATAGAATTAGTCCGTATGATGAAGGGGTTACTGCTGATAATTTAAATGAATATTTTAAAAATATTAATTTAATGGACGCTTTGCTACGAGCAAGATCGGATAAGGCTGCTTTAGGAGGTAAAGAGGGTGAAATAGTAAAAATAAGTAATTTAAGAGCTGAGTTTACAACCTTCAACACTGGTGGAAGTTTGATTACAACTCCAAATGTTGCGGATCCTGATAACGTTGTTTATCCAAATGAATTAGGCTTCGATCACATGGAATCATATTACATAGGTGTAGAGGGTAATCCTGCACCAAATATGAAAGCAAATGTGAATGTTAATATTTTAGGAAGAGTAGCTGAAAATCCAATCAACGAAATTTTTTACGAAAACAGAGGGCGTACGCAAACAGTTGATACACCAGACGGACCTGTAGTTATAGGCGATAATAATAGAGTTCAAGTATATAATGCTTCTTATTCATGGAATGAAAAAGATTTTGAATTAAGAGGTTTTTACAGAACAGGTCATTACCACTGGGGGTATGAAGGTGATATTTTTGCACTATATCCTGAAGCAAATTATGGTCCTAACCTAGATATTTATAATGGTGAAACACTAGGTTTCGAAATTGATGGTAAAAGAAGTTTAGACGGATTAAAAGTGGCTGTAGGTCCTCAATTATGGTGGGGCGCTAATCCAACTTATTTATTAAAGTATAGTAAAAATGTTTTAAACTGGGATATAACAGGTATTTATCATAGAGATATAAATACAGATGTAGAATATGATTCAAGTGGTAAACGTATTTTAAATCAAAATCAAGTTAGAACGGGTATCATTCCTGCTTGGCCAACTGAAAGAGCAACCATTGCATTACAAAGAAAATTTGGAGCTTTCGGAATTACTTTAGGCGGTATATGGGGTGGAAGACCATTAAATGGAAGTACTTTCCAAATGTATGAAAATGGTATAGTGTATAATGATTACATTAATGCAAAAGATAATTGGGGTGGTAAAGCTAAGTTTACTTTCTCCAAAGGAAGATTTAATATTTACACGCAAGGAGCAATTATGGGATTAGTTGCTAATGGAGGAGCAGATAATGTCCAAACATTTACAGGCTGGAGATTAAAAGATAGTGGAAGTGGAAACCAAATGAACTTTTTAACCGGTTTTACTTATAATGTGAACTCAAATTTACAAATTGCACCTAACTTTTTATGGCAAAAACCATTAGTTGAAGCGATGCCTAATGGTGTTGATGCTCCCGGAAGATTAAGAAATTTTCAAGATGATCCATTTGTTGTTAGAGTGAATAGAGAAACAGTTGGTGGTGAGTTATTATTAACATGGGACCCAACTCCAGCAACTTGGATGTATGAATGGAATAATGATATGGTTGAAGACGCAAAATTTGCTTTTAGTACTGGTTTTGTATACCGTCATTTACCAACAACAATGGATGCAGCTATTGGATTTTTAGCAAATCGTACAGCTTTTGCTTTTGAAAAATCAGCACCTGCACAAGATTTATGGGAGTCAAATACTAGAATTGTTTCTAAATTAACACCAGATCTTGGTTTAATTGCTAATGTCTATTTTGGAAATGGTCAAGGTAATGGTGATTCAGAACGAACTATTAATAGATCTGGAGCTGATGTTAGAATGATTTACAAAAAAGTTAAATTAACAAGTTCTATCAAATTTAACGATTGGGGACCTTACGATTACCACCGCGATTTCAACTTAACTTATCCTGTACAATCATCAATCGATCTTTCAACTTCTGTTGGAAAACCAAGCTGGTTTATTTTACCTGATACTAGAATTGGAATCATGGGTATTTGGCGTTCATTAGATCAATATTCGCCACGTTATTCACCTAATGCTGTTCCTGCTAATACTTATCCTCCAGTACCTACAATTAGTCCTGTTGGATTTGGAAATGGTTCTGAATGGGAAATTAGAACATACATTCACATAAATATTGGTAAATAA